GCACTAGTTTAATAGAAACATGAATGATTTTTAGGATAAACAATGAGGAATGTGAGAGTGAAGGTTGGAGAAGTTTAATTGAAAATTGAGTATTCAGGTATGGGAGCTAACTAGTCTTGTCATTTGTTTGGAAATGATTTGGGTTCATGTCATTATTATGCGGTGAAATATATGTTAGAAACTAGGATTTGTCCATGATTTAGGTGTTCAAAGATTTAAGGTTTAGGAGTTTAACTATGTGTGAATGGATATTAAAATATGACGAAATGCGAGTTATGTGATCTAAtatgtgcaaaagttatgttGTGCAAATACTATGTTGAAATTGTTGTTATGCGGTGAATATGCATGTTGGCATGAAAAATTGAAGtctagatttttatttattgaatatgtaGTTAAGTTGAGCATTCGGTAAAGGAAGGTTTTTCTGTTATTCataattatgttaatatgtGAATGGGTACATTATTGTTAAATATTGTATGATGAGAGATTCTTTGTTTtcataagaatatatatattttggtgaTTGTGAATTATGTGTTGTGTTTCAATAAGAGGTAATCTATGTGTGAGAACTCCTATGTTACTATAACAAAAATCGCTTTAGACAACAATACAAAATTATGAGTTAAATCAAAAAGACTGTGGGCCAAAGAGCAATTTTCCTTAGTTGTTTTTAGTATTTTCAGAgaaagaagtttttttttcatttgtaaatatttcattaaaatgaCAAATTTACATTTTGTTAACAATGagacatgtattttttttcttattacttggtaaatgaatttgttttctatttattttaaaaaatggtatCCGAGTTGTATCTGTTGTGCTTTCTATATAAGCCTAGGACCATATGAGTTTAATTCTCATCCCCATAGGGGTGTTTCATCTTCGAGGGTGGGGTTGGGAAGCATGATGGTTTGTTCTCCATTCTCATTGTCTTTCTGAAAGCGAACAAGAGCATATGATGAAGGTGAGAAAGGTCGTTCACTTGTTGAGGCCTCCAAAACTAAAATAGAAGTAcaagtgtaacatcccatttaatataaataacttttaaataaagcatcacataatttaatataaatgagCAAACATATAGGAGTATACTAGATCAACTATTACAGTCATTCGAATATACAAAGTTACACATGAGATTTAAAGgcataataaaaacataagaaaaaaagtatttcaaaagGAGCTATGATATAGTACTATCTTCAACACCTAAGCTAAACAATGGTTTCTCCCTCAACCTGATCTGGATCAACAGGCATCTCATCATCTGCTCCTAACAATGTATGGTtatcattgcaaaagaagaagGCAATTAAGAAAACAGAGACACAAGGAAAGTGTAAGCTAGCAAAATTAAAAGAGTTAAACAacaattgaatcattttaaaactaGCAGCATGAATCACCTAAGCATAATAAacattttaactcaattattcGAATACATGTATTGAAATCGGATTAAACTggaaacttgcacttgtggtagCTTCTACTGCTCTACAAAGCCATTTCCAATGGATTTCACTCTACCACACACAAGATTGATCCTTaatcatctaaggtcattatcttGTCTTAGACTAAGACCTCCTACTATTCTCACCACATGAACCATTGTACTTTATATGAGTCTAAATGATCATTAGAATGTTAAGATGtaaccttacttgaatccataaaTCAATACATACACTATACTACATCTCAAAATCAATCAcatattatacaaaaattatatcaattgcAGTCTTATTATACTAGAATCAATAATGCACAAGTATAACAACAATTGAAAGGATAAAAAACCAAAACAGAGGAAATGGTGCCCAAATGGTGCTTAGCGCGAGAGCTCTCACAAAACGCATTGCTCAACAGTGGAGTGCCCTCAACAATAGAGGAGGTCGTAATGTACGAGGTAGACGTTCATCTACGTCTAGATAGCAACAtgtttatttaatgttgtttTGAACTTCGCTTATTTACATGTATTAGCAATGTTTTTATTATCTCTTATGTTGTTTTGAACTTCTTATTAATGTTTTGTAACAGAAGaacttcatatttattatttgcatTTATATAATGTGgttacataatataaatatttgtcttgCTGCAGGTTTACATAATTGGTATTCCGCCCATGAACTATACAAATGTTTGTATTCTACTAACATAAAAGAATTACCATGCTTGAGTCTTGGGGTAACAATGGATAGGCGATATGATATCCATCATCGGTATAAGACAACCTTCTTGTAGGTGAACCTGTAAAgataaaattagtaaatgaaaatgattttaCATTAGTAGAAAATACTAATCACTTTACCTATACAAAATGAAAACTTTGAACATGTCCTATACTGATTAATCGATGTTGTCTTATATCAGAAGGTGTTGTAGTACATAGTGGGAAGATCATAATATTTTGTACTGATGGCAAACCGTATAAGGTGACATTATATCAATTAGCAATAGCGTAGCCCATGTCTGGTATAGTCATTCACTTCTCCATATTAGTCTATAACTAATCAAACAAATTGTTATGGAAGAAAAAGTAAGACATAATAAGTAAAGTGTAAAGTATAGCAAAAAGTATATTTGATTGTAAATCGACTAGCAAAGACTTCATTGGTTCTTCTACTCGATCATAGCTTCCCACTAATTCTTGCTGGAATGAAatgttgtgtgttgtatgattttgaagcgacacactcttttgtgtcagaTGCTTGTGTGAAAAGGTTGGGTCTGCCAGTGTGTGAGCTGTAGTGTGAACTTGTGGTATCTACTCCGGTGTCGGGCTTGGTCAGGACATTGTCCTTGTGTGCTAGATGTCCAGTGGACGTAGAGGGGCATAAATATAAAGGGAATTTGAtatgcctacctctacaggagttggaggtgatcttggggatggattgactctctgccaatcgcattcttatAGATTGCCAAGAGAAAATATTGTTCTTCCCCAACTCAAAGGAGCATGAGTTGTTATCTTCATAATAAGTTATGAAGGAGATACAAGGTGGCGCAATGTGCTACATAATCTTCACGCATCTAGAGGTGGAGAAATAAGAAGGGATGTCAGTTATACCGGTGGTGCATGAATTTGAGGATGTATTCCCGGAGGAAGAGTTAGGGTTGCCTCCTAGTAGAGAGGTGGGGTTCTCTATTGACCTGGTGCCAGGAACCGGTCCAGTGTCGATGGCTCTATATTGTATGGCCCCGGCGGAGTTGGTGGAGCTCAAGAGTCAGATAGAGGAGCTATTGGGGAAATAGTTCATTCGACCCATtacttcgccttggggagcaccagtgttgttggtgaagaaaaaagatgggagttcacgtctgtgtgtggactacaggtaGTTGAACAAAATGacgatcaagaacaagtatccccTTCCGAGAATAGACGAcctgatggatcagttgcatggcgCGTCGGTGTTTTCCAAGATAGATTTACGGTCGGGATACCACCAGATCTTGGTAAAGGCAGATGATGTGTAGAAGACAACCTTCAGGTCCCGGTATGAaaactacgagtatgtggttatgccttttggtgtgaccaatgctccggctgtgtttatggactacatgaacaggatttTCAGACCTTTCTTAGATAAGTTTATcatagtcttcatagacgacatactCATCTACTCCAAGACGTaggaggaacatgcagaacaaCTGAGGTTGGTGCTTAGTGTTCTAAGGGAGAAACAGTTGTATGCTAAGTTAtccaagtgtgaattttggATGAATGAGGTGCaatttttggggcatgtgatatctgcACAAGGCATAGTAGTGGATCCAGCAAAAGTGGACGCAGTggttaagtgggaaagtcccaagtcaACAACAGAAATAAGGAGTTTCGTGGGTCTAGCTatctactataggagattcatagaaggattctccaagatagtgacACCTCTAACACAGCTTATCcagaaggaccaacctttcacttggatggataagtgtgaggaaagctTTCAAAATCTTAAGAGAAGGTTGATGAGTGCTCCCATATTGGTCATCCTGGATGTTGGTAAACTctttgaggtttactgtgatgcctcaCATATAGGTttgggttgtgtgttgatgcaagagaagaaggcGATGACGTATGCTTCAAGgcaacttaaggtgcatgagagaaactaccccactcatgacctggaGTTGGCAACTGTAGTGTTTTCCTTGAAGATCTAAAGACACTACCTCTATGGTGCCCAATTTCGTGTATTCAGCGATCACAAGTGCCTCAATTATTTGTTTGATTagaaggagttgaacatgagatagaggaggtggatggaattcctaaAGGACTACGATTTTGAGCTTTTGTATCacccggggaaggcaa
This portion of the Vigna unguiculata cultivar IT97K-499-35 chromosome 6, ASM411807v1, whole genome shotgun sequence genome encodes:
- the LOC114188336 gene encoding uncharacterized protein LOC114188336; translated protein: MTIKNKYPLPRIDDLMDQLHGASVFSKIDLRSGYHQILEEHAEQLRLVLSVLREKQLYAKLSKCEFWMNEVQFLGHVISAQGIVVDPAKVDAVVKWESPKSTTEIRSFVGLAIYYRRFIEGFSKIVTPLTQLIQKDQPFTWMDKCEESFQNLKRRLMSAPILVILDVGKLFEVYCDASHIGLGCVLMQEKKAMTYASRQLKVHERNYPTHDLELATVVFSLKI